One window of Bos javanicus breed banteng chromosome 1, ARS-OSU_banteng_1.0, whole genome shotgun sequence genomic DNA carries:
- the LOC133250986 gene encoding cystatin-B, giving the protein MTAAPALGARLRSTTPASVRCSGECPLLPRDCRSRVTAAGCPHAPGPLAAKMMCGGTSTTQPATAETQAIADKVKSQLEEKENKKFPVFKALEFKSQLVAGKNYFIKVQVDEDDFVHIRVFESLPHENKPVALTSYQTNKGRHDELTYF; this is encoded by the exons ATGACCGCCGCGCCAGCTCTGGGCGCTCGACTCCGGTCGACCACTCCCGCCAGTGTCCGCTGCTCCGGCGAGTGTCCGCTGCTTCCGCGTGACTGCCGCTCCCGCGTGACCGCCGCCGGGTGTCCGCACGCTCCCGGCCCGCTTGCCGCCAAGATGATGTGCGGAGGGACTTCCACCACGCAGCCGGCCACAGCCGAGACCCAGGCCATCGCCGACAAG gTCAAGTCccagctggaggagaaggagaacaAGAAGTTCCCAGTGTTCAAGGCTCTGGAGTTCAAAAGCCAGTTGGTTGCTGGGAAGAACTACTTCATCAAG GTTCAAGTGGACGAGGATGACTTCGTGCACATCCGAGTGTTTGAAAGCCTCCCGCATGAGAACAAGCCCGTGGCCTTGACCAGCTACCAGACCAACAAAGGCAGGCACGACGAGCTGACCTACTTCTAG